Within Lactobacillus sp. CBA3605, the genomic segment AGGGTTAAATAACGAAGCCAGGACGATTAATAATATCTTCTTGTCTTTTTTGCAAAATATAAGTGTATAAGGAATCATACAAATTCTTTTTAATCTCGTCAGGTTCATTGACAGAAGCTTCAAACAATTCTTGAATATCAACTTGCCAAGGATCAGCAAGCACTTCATTAATTGGTTTTAATACTTTCTTTTCGTCCATCCTAATTACTCCTGACATCAAAATAATGATTTCAGTTTAGATTTACAGATTTTACAGTACCGTTATTCAAAATTTGTTACCAAACTTATAAAGATTCTTTGCACAGAACGATTAAAAAAATTGGCTTAAAACAGCGTAATCCGTAACACTTTTTAAATATTTAAAACATAACAATCTTAGTTTAGGTGCAAACATAAATTGAATTAAAAATACAGTCAATTCAACAACGACGGAAATTGATTTTGTGGTTATCAGCAGGCCGAGTGAAACGATGTCAATGCGCACTTACACATAGAATTTATTCTATGTTGTGATAACCCCAAAAAAACCTGTATTAGAAGTCGCCGTTGGCGACAACAAAATCAAACCAATTTACCCAAAATCAATTTGGTTCAACATGTTTTCTGTACTTGCTTGATCCAAGCCCAAATAAGCTAAAGTCATTGATTCACTTGAGTGATTTAGTAAGTGCATTACTAGGCCAATATTGTAATTTGATTGCGTGTAAACACGATAAGCCCCGGTTTTGCGCATCGTATGGGTACCTAGATAATTAATTCCTAACAGATCGCCAACCTTGCTCATAATTTTGTAGAACTGTTTTTCCGTGATATGTCGCTCGGGGTGTTGAATGGAAGGAAAGAGCCATTCAGATGCTAGTTTATGATCAAGCAGCCATTGACGATACAATAAGAGTTCTGTTTGAACTGGTTTAAGGTACAAGGTATTAGGCTTACCAGTTTTTCGATCATGAATGAACGCATTTTGTTTAATAGAACCGTCCAGATTAAAAATATCGGTCTGTTTTAAACCCATAACGTCACTCACTCGCAGTAGCGTAGCTTTACCAACTTGAAAAATCGTATAGTTACGTCGGCCAGCTTTAAAGTTATTGAGTAACGTATCTTGAACCTCTCTAAGAACGTTTGAATCTTTTATGGGTAAGACAACTTGTTGCATGTAAATGACCTCCAGTAAGAATATTTGCATTGTGTATCTACACGGGATATACTTGACTTGTAATAATAATTTAGGAGGGGAAAATATGGAACTTATTAAAGAACAAACACGCTTAGCAAAGTGGGGAAACTCGAAAGCTGCTAGAATTCCTAGCCAAATTATTAAACAACTGAAATTAGATGATAACCAAGATATGACAATAACCATTGAAAATGGATCAATTGTTTTAACACCAATAAAAAAGAACCCAACCAATATTCACGAACTATTTAAGGATTGGCAAGATGACGGGAAAAGGGATCACGAGCTTGATTGGGGAAAGTCAGAAGGTAATGAACTTCAATGGTAAGCCAAGGTGATATATTTTATGTTAACTTTAATCCAAGCCGTGGTCATGAACAGATGAATAAGCGACCAGCCATTGCGCTAAGCAATGATCTAGTCTGTCAGACAAGTAACATGACGATTGTGGCTCCAATTAGCAGTACCAAGCGTAATTTTCCAATGTATCATCGACTAACTAGTAGTCAAACAGTATATGGAAAAGTATTATTAGATCAAACCATAGCCTTAGATTTACGGGCAAGACATGTCACTGATGAAACTATTGTCGATCATGTATCGCGTGAAGAACTAGAAGAAATAATCACTTT encodes:
- a CDS encoding AbrB/MazE/SpoVT family DNA-binding domain-containing protein, which encodes MELIKEQTRLAKWGNSKAARIPSQIIKQLKLDDNQDMTITIENGSIVLTPIKKNPTNIHELFKDWQDDGKRDHELDWGKSEGNELQW
- a CDS encoding site-specific integrase; its protein translation is MQQVVLPIKDSNVLREVQDTLLNNFKAGRRNYTIFQVGKATLLRVSDVMGLKQTDIFNLDGSIKQNAFIHDRKTGKPNTLYLKPVQTELLLYRQWLLDHKLASEWLFPSIQHPERHITEKQFYKIMSKVGDLLGINYLGTHTMRKTGAYRVYTQSNYNIGLVMHLLNHSSESMTLAYLGLDQASTENMLNQIDFG
- a CDS encoding type II toxin-antitoxin system PemK/MazF family toxin, whose amino-acid sequence is MVSQGDIFYVNFNPSRGHEQMNKRPAIALSNDLVCQTSNMTIVAPISSTKRNFPMYHRLTSSQTVYGKVLLDQTIALDLRARHVTDETIVDHVSREELEEIITLYKLLFSIDDK